A single window of Mycobacterium sp. ITM-2016-00318 DNA harbors:
- a CDS encoding acyl-CoA dehydrogenase, which translates to MKSMLLSRRDLDFLLFEWLQVDELTKRERFAEHSRETFDAVLDLCEQLAERYFAPHNKTSDANEPTFDGEKVTIIPEVKDAWDAFAEADLLPMSLDRRLGGAQLPVTVAQAGFAWFSAANVGTTGYLMLTMANANLLARFGSPQLVEAYLQPMLTGRFSGTMALSETQAGSSLADILTRAEPQDDGTYRLFGSKMWISGAEHELTDNIVNLVLAKIPGGPPGTKGISLFVVPKYLVDADGAIGERNDVALAGLNHKMGQRGITNTVLSLGDGTFSPGGQPGAVGYLVGEEHRGIAYMFTMMNEARLGVGMGAVALGYTGYLKSVRYARERPQGRPVTAKDPTAPQVPIIEHADVKRMLLAQKAYVEGGMALLLYCAKLVDLQHSAESDDERAHAALLLDMLTPVGKSWPSQWCLEANNLAIQVHGGYGYTREYDVEQHYRDNRLNHIHEGTHGIQSLDLLGRKVTMRGGAGLAALGEAIGRTVAEAGELGGEPAELSAALDAAGQHLTGVTAVMFESGDIEAALANSVAYLEAFGHIVVAWMWLEQVVAAHRREGDFYDGKRQAARYFFRYELPKTGPQLDLLQSLDRTTLEMQNAWFG; encoded by the coding sequence ATGAAGTCGATGTTGCTTTCGCGCCGTGACCTGGATTTTCTGCTGTTCGAATGGTTGCAGGTCGACGAGTTGACTAAGCGTGAGCGCTTCGCCGAGCACTCGCGTGAGACGTTCGACGCAGTACTCGATCTGTGTGAACAACTCGCCGAAAGGTATTTCGCGCCGCACAACAAGACGAGCGACGCCAACGAGCCCACCTTCGACGGCGAGAAGGTCACGATCATTCCCGAGGTGAAGGACGCCTGGGACGCGTTCGCGGAGGCAGATCTCCTCCCGATGTCGCTGGACCGACGGTTGGGCGGTGCGCAGTTGCCCGTCACCGTGGCCCAGGCCGGCTTCGCATGGTTCTCGGCAGCCAACGTCGGCACGACCGGCTACCTGATGCTGACCATGGCCAACGCCAACCTGCTGGCCCGGTTCGGCTCGCCCCAGCTGGTCGAGGCCTATCTACAGCCGATGCTGACCGGCCGGTTCTCCGGCACGATGGCGCTGTCCGAGACACAGGCGGGCTCGTCGCTGGCCGATATCCTCACCCGAGCAGAACCCCAGGACGACGGCACGTACCGGCTGTTCGGCTCCAAGATGTGGATTTCCGGCGCCGAACATGAGCTCACCGACAACATCGTCAACCTCGTACTCGCGAAAATCCCCGGCGGTCCTCCTGGCACCAAGGGCATCTCGCTGTTCGTTGTGCCCAAGTACCTCGTCGACGCCGACGGCGCCATCGGGGAGCGCAACGACGTGGCACTAGCCGGCCTCAATCACAAAATGGGTCAGCGAGGCATCACCAACACGGTGCTCAGTCTCGGTGACGGCACCTTCAGTCCCGGCGGGCAACCCGGCGCGGTCGGCTATCTTGTCGGCGAAGAGCACCGCGGGATCGCCTACATGTTCACGATGATGAACGAGGCCCGGCTGGGTGTCGGGATGGGTGCGGTGGCGTTGGGCTACACCGGCTACCTGAAGTCGGTTCGATACGCCAGGGAACGCCCGCAGGGCCGCCCGGTGACGGCCAAGGATCCGACGGCCCCGCAGGTGCCGATCATCGAGCATGCCGACGTGAAGCGAATGTTGTTGGCGCAGAAGGCGTATGTCGAGGGTGGGATGGCGCTGCTGTTGTACTGCGCCAAGCTGGTCGACCTTCAGCACAGCGCGGAGTCAGACGACGAACGCGCCCACGCCGCGCTGCTCCTGGACATGCTCACGCCGGTGGGCAAGAGCTGGCCGTCGCAGTGGTGCCTGGAGGCCAACAACCTCGCGATCCAGGTTCACGGCGGCTACGGCTACACGCGCGAGTACGACGTCGAACAGCACTATCGCGACAACCGGCTCAACCACATCCACGAGGGCACACACGGCATCCAGAGTCTTGACCTGCTTGGTCGCAAGGTGACCATGCGCGGCGGTGCGGGGCTCGCGGCGCTGGGCGAAGCGATCGGCCGGACGGTGGCGGAGGCCGGCGAGCTCGGGGGCGAGCCGGCAGAACTGTCAGCTGCGCTCGATGCGGCGGGGCAGCACCTGACCGGGGTGACCGCCGTGATGTTCGAGTCAGGCGACATTGAGGCGGCCCTGGCCAACAGCGTGGCGTATCTCGAGGCGTTCGGACACATCGTGGTCGCGTGGATGTGGCTTGAGCAGGTGGTTGCCGCGCACCGACGCGAGGGTGATTTCTATGATGGCAAACGACAAGCCGCGCGGTACTTCTTCCGTTACGAACTGCCGAAAACCGGTCCGCAGCTTGACCTTTTGCAGTCACTTGACCGCACAACGCTGGAGATGCAGAACGCCTGGTTCGGCTGA
- a CDS encoding alpha/beta fold hydrolase has translation MSVALAIVVGLGSWSASSRFLADAGAADGYLDQLAEAADTPRLVWAECGGGFQCATAQVPLDYNRPHDDQIGLSVLKLPASDPSARIGTLFINFGGPGQSGVGRLRDRARWPWLFSEELRARFDLISWDQRGVARSAAVRCFPDDVEQWQFLVPYPQLPMTAAQELPLFAWAKDFADRCRQHAGPIVDHSSSANSARDLELLRRAVGDTALSYHGLSYGSQLGAIYANLFPGRVRAMVLDGSMDFRGNVDGHGNEGATVPLNDRQDVATGTAAAFEQFLRDCAAARRRCAFSEGDLPVKWATLVDRSRTTPIDVYGHGWTVQEIVVATLAKPTTYPQLAVLLQQLFATGTAAPELMDDITGSDPPPAIGDPAYLGNREEAYNAIQCADSVVPTDLDSYSRAAVSAKWRSPDFGRISVFDALPCAFWQGRDADRYTGVWNRRTAAPLLVLNTRNDPATPLSGAYEGAAELYDARVVVTEGAGHTSMYVASTCTERVKRDYLFSGVLPPADTVCRRDRSPFEEAPGS, from the coding sequence ATGTCTGTTGCACTGGCAATCGTGGTCGGTCTTGGCTCGTGGAGCGCGTCTTCACGGTTCCTCGCTGACGCCGGTGCGGCTGACGGCTACCTTGATCAGCTCGCCGAAGCGGCCGACACCCCCCGATTGGTTTGGGCCGAGTGTGGAGGCGGATTCCAGTGTGCAACAGCGCAAGTACCGTTGGATTACAACCGGCCGCACGATGACCAGATCGGGCTGTCAGTACTCAAGCTGCCCGCATCGGACCCTTCGGCCCGAATCGGCACGCTGTTCATAAATTTCGGTGGTCCCGGTCAGTCCGGCGTGGGCCGGCTCCGAGATCGGGCCAGGTGGCCGTGGCTGTTCTCCGAGGAGTTGCGAGCGCGATTCGACCTGATCTCGTGGGATCAACGCGGGGTGGCGCGCAGTGCTGCGGTTCGCTGTTTTCCCGACGATGTCGAGCAGTGGCAGTTCCTGGTTCCTTACCCGCAACTGCCGATGACTGCTGCCCAGGAGCTCCCACTCTTTGCCTGGGCCAAGGATTTCGCCGACCGCTGCCGGCAGCACGCCGGTCCCATCGTCGACCATTCGTCGTCGGCCAACTCGGCACGCGACTTGGAGTTGTTGCGCCGGGCAGTCGGCGATACGGCATTGAGTTACCACGGCCTTTCGTACGGCTCGCAGCTCGGCGCTATCTACGCCAACCTCTTCCCGGGACGCGTACGTGCGATGGTGTTGGACGGATCGATGGATTTTCGAGGCAACGTCGACGGTCACGGGAACGAAGGAGCCACTGTTCCGCTCAACGACCGCCAAGACGTCGCGACCGGAACCGCCGCGGCCTTCGAGCAGTTCTTGCGCGACTGTGCGGCGGCCCGGCGGCGCTGCGCCTTCTCCGAGGGGGACTTGCCGGTCAAATGGGCGACCTTGGTCGACCGTTCGCGAACCACGCCCATTGATGTCTACGGGCACGGGTGGACCGTGCAGGAGATCGTCGTGGCGACACTGGCGAAGCCGACCACCTACCCGCAGTTGGCGGTTCTGTTGCAACAGCTCTTCGCCACAGGCACCGCAGCGCCAGAACTGATGGACGACATCACGGGCAGTGATCCGCCGCCAGCCATTGGCGACCCGGCGTACCTGGGGAATCGCGAAGAGGCCTACAACGCGATCCAGTGCGCTGACAGCGTCGTGCCCACCGACCTCGACTCCTACAGCAGGGCAGCGGTGTCGGCAAAGTGGAGGTCACCGGACTTCGGCCGTATCTCAGTCTTCGACGCCCTTCCCTGCGCTTTCTGGCAGGGCCGTGACGCGGATCGTTATACCGGCGTGTGGAACCGGCGCACCGCCGCACCACTTTTGGTCCTCAACACCCGAAATGACCCCGCCACTCCGCTCTCAGGCGCGTATGAAGGGGCAGCCGAGTTGTACGACGCCCGAGTGGTGGTGACCGAAGGTGCCGGGCACACGAGCATGTATGTCGCGAGCACCTGCACAGAGCGCGTCAAACGCGATTACCTGTTCTCCGGCGTACTGCCGCCCGCAGACACGGTGTGCAGAAGAGACCGATCGCCGTTCGAAGAGGCGCCAGGCTCATGA
- the ponA2 gene encoding transglycosylase/D,D-transpeptidase PonA2, whose product MPELQPVLGVVRKLAGCCLLAGVLVAALMFPFVGGIGLLSNRASDVVADGSAQLLQGEVPQVSTMVDVAGNPIAWLYSQRRFEVATEQIANTVKLAIVSIEDKRFTEHNGVDWQGTLTGLSGYLSGNVNTRGGSTIEQQYVKNYQLLVTAQTDAERRAAVALTPARKLREIRMALTIDKTLSKPEILTRYLNLVYFGNGAFGIQDAAQTYFGIDASQLDWHQAALLAGLVRSTSSLDPYTNPEAALQRRNLVLDTMIENLPAQSDEFRAAKAEPLGVLPQPKQLAGGCIAARENGYFCDYVLEYLAQAGISKEQVARGGYLIRTTLDPKVQASVKSAIDGIASPTLDGVASVMNVIKPGKDTHRVMAMASNRTYGLNGEANETVQQQPFSLVGDGAGSIFKIFTTAAALDMGMGINAQLQAPGFFQAKGLGSSDTPGCPRETWCVKNAGNYRGSMNVTDALATSPNTAFAKLIQQVGVPRAVDMAVRLGLRSYALPGTGRPYDPTSNESLADYIKRQNTGSFTLGPYQLNALELANVAATLASGGVWCPPTPIDTIFDRHGNEVSFDSQPCDQAVPEGLANTFANALGKDHVSPGTAAGAASSAGWTLPMSGKTGTTESHRSSGFVGFTNQYAAANYIFADSSSPSGICSFPLRACGSGDLYGGNEPARTWFEAMKPIANDFGEVHLPPTDPLYVDGAPGGSVPSVSGLKVDEARQRLKDAGFQVADQTPSVNSYASYGTVVGTNPSGQTFPGSVITINISNGISPAPPPRPVEAPPIDRPDGGPPPEAGTTVVEIPGLPPITVPLLGPPPPPPPGEPPPP is encoded by the coding sequence ATGCCGGAGCTCCAACCGGTCCTGGGGGTCGTTCGGAAGTTGGCGGGGTGCTGTCTCTTAGCCGGCGTACTGGTGGCCGCGCTGATGTTCCCGTTCGTCGGCGGCATCGGGCTGTTGTCCAACCGCGCGTCCGACGTCGTTGCCGATGGCTCCGCGCAACTCCTCCAGGGTGAGGTGCCGCAGGTTTCGACGATGGTCGACGTCGCGGGGAACCCGATCGCGTGGTTGTACTCTCAGCGGCGCTTCGAGGTGGCTACCGAGCAGATCGCAAACACCGTGAAGCTCGCGATCGTCTCGATCGAAGACAAGCGCTTCACCGAACACAATGGCGTGGACTGGCAAGGCACCTTGACGGGGCTGTCCGGTTACCTGTCGGGCAACGTGAACACCCGCGGCGGATCGACCATCGAGCAGCAGTACGTCAAGAACTATCAGCTACTGGTGACGGCCCAGACTGACGCCGAGAGGCGAGCAGCTGTTGCATTGACGCCGGCGCGTAAGCTTCGCGAGATCCGGATGGCGCTGACCATCGACAAGACGCTGTCCAAACCGGAGATCTTGACCCGTTACCTCAACTTGGTCTATTTCGGCAACGGCGCGTTCGGTATTCAGGACGCCGCGCAGACGTACTTCGGCATCGATGCCTCGCAGCTCGACTGGCACCAGGCCGCGCTGCTGGCCGGCCTGGTGCGGTCGACGAGTTCGCTCGACCCTTACACCAATCCCGAGGCTGCGCTGCAGCGGCGAAATCTCGTGTTGGACACGATGATCGAGAATCTCCCTGCCCAATCCGATGAGTTTCGTGCCGCCAAAGCCGAGCCGTTGGGAGTGCTACCCCAGCCGAAGCAACTCGCAGGTGGGTGCATCGCCGCCCGCGAGAACGGTTACTTCTGTGACTATGTGCTGGAGTACCTCGCGCAAGCAGGTATCAGTAAGGAGCAAGTCGCACGCGGCGGCTATCTGATACGGACGACGCTGGATCCCAAGGTGCAAGCTTCGGTAAAATCGGCGATCGACGGGATCGCCAGCCCGACCCTCGACGGTGTCGCGAGCGTGATGAACGTGATCAAGCCCGGCAAGGACACGCATCGCGTTATGGCGATGGCCAGCAACCGGACGTACGGGCTCAACGGGGAAGCCAACGAGACGGTGCAACAGCAGCCGTTCTCGCTCGTGGGCGATGGGGCCGGTTCGATCTTCAAAATCTTCACCACAGCCGCGGCACTCGACATGGGCATGGGTATCAATGCCCAGTTGCAGGCGCCTGGATTCTTTCAGGCCAAGGGCCTGGGCAGCAGCGATACTCCGGGCTGTCCGAGAGAAACCTGGTGTGTGAAGAATGCCGGGAACTACCGCGGGTCGATGAATGTCACCGATGCGCTGGCAACCTCACCGAACACTGCTTTCGCCAAGTTGATCCAACAGGTCGGCGTTCCGCGCGCGGTCGACATGGCGGTGCGTCTGGGTCTTCGGTCCTACGCGCTTCCCGGGACGGGGCGTCCCTACGACCCGACGAGTAACGAGAGTCTGGCCGACTACATCAAGAGACAGAACACCGGGTCGTTCACTTTGGGTCCTTACCAGCTCAACGCCCTCGAACTGGCGAACGTTGCCGCAACCCTGGCCTCCGGCGGCGTGTGGTGCCCGCCCACGCCGATCGACACGATTTTCGACCGCCATGGCAATGAGGTGTCATTCGACAGTCAGCCGTGTGACCAGGCAGTCCCCGAGGGGCTTGCCAACACGTTCGCGAACGCGCTGGGCAAAGACCATGTCAGCCCAGGCACGGCGGCGGGCGCGGCCAGTTCGGCAGGTTGGACCCTGCCGATGTCGGGAAAGACCGGGACCACCGAATCGCATCGATCGTCTGGTTTCGTCGGCTTCACCAATCAGTACGCAGCAGCGAACTACATCTTCGCCGACTCCAGCAGTCCGTCCGGCATCTGTTCATTCCCGTTGCGCGCGTGCGGCAGCGGCGACCTGTACGGCGGCAATGAGCCCGCCCGTACATGGTTCGAGGCGATGAAGCCGATAGCGAACGATTTCGGCGAAGTGCACCTGCCGCCGACCGATCCGCTCTATGTCGACGGCGCACCGGGCGGCAGCGTCCCGAGTGTGTCAGGACTCAAGGTGGATGAGGCGCGTCAGCGTCTCAAAGACGCGGGTTTTCAGGTCGCCGACCAGACGCCGTCGGTGAACAGTTACGCGTCTTATGGCACGGTGGTCGGGACCAACCCGAGCGGTCAAACCTTCCCCGGGTCGGTCATCACCATCAATATCAGCAACGGGATATCGCCCGCGCCTCCACCACGTCCGGTCGAGGCGCCGCCGATTGATCGACCGGATGGAGGTCCTCCTCCGGAGGCCGGCACGACGGTCGTGGAGATACCGGGCCTACCTCCGATCACCGTGCCGTTGCTGGGCCCCCCGCCACCGCCGCCGCCGGGTGAGCCGCCACCGCCCTGA
- a CDS encoding sensor histidine kinase — MNDLVDILRRHRRHLVAEVTAQITAIAVPAPEFGEAKLRANLELWFDDLIELIDSGTSDAMHDRVEGITSRSIRPFSQDSFRASYLIRPALQKVLENEGADFAQIEPVLTRMMIAAGEAYSAAYQARLLALQEQRLSREAEADRLRAVSHLVMGVAHELNTPLEVISQAAELMAHDGNNDLRDAAMLIRTNASRASRLIRQFRGLSVGETPDAIQPVDVVRAVNDAIALYRTSALEPKLDVNVVDQLGHAGGDKQWQGYPLYFTHVLANLLSNAEHHAYRDAGGPVDIVIARRGDRLNVTVADRGVGIAKNDLDNVLHPFFTTGRSRGRTGLGMAVVYNLVTAGMHGTLRVDSEVGEGTRVHLDLPWRDPHGAT, encoded by the coding sequence GTGAACGATCTCGTCGACATCTTGCGACGCCATCGACGCCATCTTGTCGCCGAAGTCACGGCGCAGATCACCGCCATTGCGGTCCCCGCGCCGGAGTTCGGCGAAGCGAAGCTGCGCGCCAACCTCGAGCTCTGGTTCGACGATCTGATCGAGCTCATCGATTCGGGCACCTCGGATGCGATGCACGACCGCGTGGAAGGCATCACCAGCCGCAGCATTCGTCCGTTCTCGCAGGACTCATTCCGCGCGAGCTACCTCATCAGGCCCGCCTTGCAGAAAGTACTGGAGAACGAGGGTGCCGACTTCGCTCAGATCGAGCCCGTTCTGACACGGATGATGATCGCTGCGGGTGAGGCGTATTCGGCGGCCTACCAGGCTCGGCTGCTCGCACTGCAAGAGCAGCGGCTATCGCGCGAGGCCGAAGCGGATCGGCTGCGTGCGGTGTCGCACCTGGTGATGGGTGTGGCCCATGAGCTCAACACGCCCCTCGAGGTCATCAGCCAGGCGGCTGAACTGATGGCGCACGACGGGAACAACGACCTTCGCGACGCGGCGATGCTTATTCGTACCAATGCTTCCCGCGCCAGCCGCCTGATACGTCAGTTTCGCGGCCTTTCGGTCGGTGAAACCCCAGACGCGATCCAGCCGGTCGACGTTGTGCGCGCGGTCAACGACGCGATCGCTTTGTATCGCACGAGCGCCCTGGAGCCGAAGCTCGACGTGAATGTTGTCGACCAGCTCGGGCATGCCGGGGGCGATAAGCAGTGGCAGGGCTATCCGTTGTACTTCACGCACGTGCTCGCGAACCTCTTGTCCAACGCCGAGCATCACGCTTACCGCGACGCCGGCGGCCCCGTGGACATCGTGATTGCGCGCCGCGGCGACCGCCTGAACGTCACGGTCGCCGATCGCGGAGTCGGGATTGCGAAGAATGACCTCGACAACGTCTTGCACCCCTTCTTCACCACCGGGCGCAGTCGGGGCCGGACCGGACTGGGGATGGCAGTGGTCTACAACCTGGTGACTGCCGGGATGCACGGCACACTTCGCGTCGACTCCGAGGTGGGAGAGGGGACTCGTGTGCATCTCGACCTGCCTTGGCGCGACCCGCACGGCGCTACGTGA
- a CDS encoding FAD-binding oxidoreductase yields MTVRTIPHAGVLEDLDTLPAYLAVDHGAAHPTTGRYSCAFCGVGDSGLVASEDASEAGWDTLGSGAVKVELSRRGVSEEFDGTLSEDGMVVIATSEPLVAAGGVLSVSMVGETGSGSSPRAVVLRDAGPVASESGAMTGQRFVRYRRGGGITESRMEQVGPTRGCAKLLLSTVRQRPAFPIHVTPSVRDGDGRRAISYEEAIGRLADLVLEHLGSRGRTLLYACGQVDYFTIFAVQEVLRLLGVRNLTGNAEHCLNAGAVHNETLTGQEGPFVTIDQGLRGDGERLYLLNGWNGYVTHPPAFQELLRREDLDAYLVEVQVTESAKAVAERLGPDRVLLIRPRTDPMLAMAVIREILVEHTDAIDHRFLDRFADRQSFESLRARAIAPEFAADLVASRIAAGPEYVDRLATAIRRIARTIARAGVAPVNIPSVGLSQTSGIVAHCLWGCAMALVGKYGLRGDGSLAGGTLRLPGQINAQSEVQGLSRNVFMGRIRMDGHVDAARRMGLDDDAYERVLNDEPRAALDYAEPADMPELFLFFGTQFEANMMQRRRWLDKLTGPGVRFVVVDPIPDPFAEQHAELIIPSPPHPATTKLYQNGEWRLSLGVPQKRAAQETRSDATILYDLMAEITNRVERDDAVAEAHPVLARHATTGWLRGRFSDPGLPRVDGEVSRAHLWDRIQAYMGGGSGPLYCRPEHADGTPIAWHELLAGSVVYGGVGTTRFRLDYDSEDAQPFGDVYRRPTRFKFFTPTEEDLHFPEGVILNSGRSSLSDDRAAVQFATNTFNSGKATPLAGMPDDAPLFVSTALARTHGLRTGDQARVISRETGEEIVVPVVVSDRVKGDTTYMSFHKSRAQLESGVYVNDVTESSGRCRYSSQTTVKATEVVLERVAPLRLDPSTLDPTEELPLWTGQQTPLHVTDVLRETHDVVTFRFQGDPMCRFVYQPGQFLSLVLDIDGKKVVRSYSISSTPTRPYVLEITVKRVPGGLVSNWLIDNLKPGDRIEASGPRGNFCLRPGQIPRKLLFLGAGSGVTPLMSMARWLCDVSADVDVVFLNSVLTSRDIIFVSEMELLSSRYRMFSPVVMTTTREYSGTTMTGRISRAMIDAMAPDLHERQVYMCGPPGFMDAARAILTDMEFDLRNLHAESFGGVRTSVADKPAPIGSHAQDVEDGLAVGALGVSFVRSGKAQRTDGRATLLDIAEACDVNLDYACRVGSCGACRTRLLDGEVTCEDDGALTPEERSQGYVLTCVARPRTDCTLDA; encoded by the coding sequence ATGACAGTTCGCACCATCCCGCACGCCGGCGTGCTCGAGGATCTCGATACGTTGCCAGCTTATCTGGCGGTGGATCATGGCGCGGCTCATCCGACGACTGGGCGCTACTCGTGCGCGTTCTGTGGCGTCGGAGACAGCGGTTTGGTCGCCTCCGAGGATGCGTCCGAGGCGGGCTGGGACACTCTCGGGTCCGGCGCGGTCAAGGTCGAGCTGTCCAGGCGTGGTGTCAGCGAGGAGTTCGACGGCACGCTCAGTGAGGACGGGATGGTCGTGATCGCGACCAGCGAGCCGTTGGTCGCGGCGGGCGGGGTGCTGTCTGTCTCGATGGTCGGTGAAACCGGTTCCGGGTCTTCCCCGCGCGCGGTCGTCTTGCGCGACGCGGGTCCGGTCGCGTCCGAGTCGGGCGCGATGACCGGGCAGCGGTTCGTTCGGTACCGGCGCGGCGGTGGGATCACCGAGAGTCGGATGGAGCAGGTGGGGCCGACGCGCGGCTGTGCCAAGCTGCTGTTGTCGACCGTCCGGCAGCGGCCGGCGTTTCCGATCCATGTGACGCCGAGTGTTCGCGATGGCGACGGCCGGCGGGCGATCTCCTATGAGGAGGCGATCGGCCGGCTGGCCGATCTGGTGCTCGAGCACCTCGGGTCCCGGGGGCGCACCTTGTTGTATGCCTGTGGCCAGGTCGACTACTTCACGATCTTCGCCGTCCAGGAGGTCCTCCGGCTGCTGGGCGTTCGGAACCTGACCGGCAATGCCGAGCATTGCCTCAATGCCGGCGCGGTGCACAACGAGACGCTCACCGGTCAGGAGGGGCCGTTCGTCACGATCGACCAGGGTCTACGCGGCGACGGTGAGCGCCTGTATCTGTTGAACGGCTGGAACGGCTATGTCACCCATCCGCCGGCATTTCAAGAGCTCCTGAGGCGGGAGGATCTCGACGCCTACCTTGTCGAGGTCCAGGTCACCGAGTCGGCGAAAGCGGTCGCCGAACGCCTGGGGCCCGATCGGGTCCTGTTGATACGGCCGCGCACGGATCCGATGTTGGCGATGGCGGTAATCCGCGAAATCCTGGTCGAGCACACCGATGCGATCGACCATCGATTCCTCGATCGCTTCGCCGATCGGCAGTCGTTCGAGAGTCTGCGTGCCCGAGCGATCGCGCCGGAGTTCGCCGCGGATCTTGTGGCGTCGCGGATCGCGGCCGGACCCGAATACGTCGACCGTCTGGCTACCGCGATCCGGCGGATCGCGCGGACGATCGCGCGTGCGGGCGTGGCACCGGTGAACATCCCGTCGGTCGGGTTGTCGCAGACGAGCGGGATTGTCGCGCACTGCCTCTGGGGTTGTGCGATGGCGTTGGTCGGCAAATACGGGCTGCGCGGCGACGGTTCGCTGGCCGGGGGCACCCTACGGCTGCCGGGCCAGATCAACGCCCAGTCCGAGGTTCAAGGCCTCTCCCGCAATGTGTTCATGGGCCGGATCCGGATGGACGGCCACGTCGATGCCGCCCGTCGCATGGGGCTGGATGACGACGCCTACGAGCGTGTACTGAACGACGAGCCTCGCGCCGCTCTGGACTACGCCGAACCAGCCGACATGCCCGAGCTCTTCCTGTTCTTCGGCACGCAATTCGAAGCCAACATGATGCAGCGGCGGCGCTGGCTGGACAAGCTCACCGGGCCCGGCGTGCGTTTCGTTGTCGTCGACCCCATCCCCGATCCGTTCGCCGAACAGCACGCCGAGCTGATCATTCCCTCGCCTCCGCACCCGGCGACCACCAAGCTGTACCAGAACGGGGAATGGCGTCTGTCGCTTGGGGTTCCGCAGAAACGGGCGGCGCAGGAGACCCGCTCGGATGCGACCATCCTCTACGACCTGATGGCCGAGATCACGAACCGCGTCGAGCGTGACGACGCGGTTGCCGAAGCCCATCCGGTGCTCGCTCGCCATGCCACTACCGGCTGGCTTCGCGGCCGGTTCAGCGATCCCGGGCTACCGCGCGTGGACGGCGAGGTCAGCCGCGCACACCTATGGGACCGCATCCAGGCCTACATGGGTGGCGGGTCGGGGCCGCTGTATTGCCGCCCAGAGCACGCCGACGGCACACCGATCGCCTGGCACGAGCTGTTGGCCGGGTCGGTCGTCTACGGCGGCGTTGGCACCACCCGCTTCCGCCTCGACTATGACAGCGAAGACGCCCAGCCGTTCGGCGACGTGTACCGCCGTCCGACGAGGTTCAAGTTCTTCACCCCGACCGAGGAGGACCTGCACTTCCCGGAAGGCGTGATCCTCAACAGCGGCCGTTCGTCGTTGTCGGACGATCGCGCCGCGGTGCAATTCGCCACCAACACCTTCAATTCCGGCAAGGCCACGCCGCTCGCCGGGATGCCCGACGACGCTCCGCTCTTCGTGTCAACGGCGCTGGCTAGAACCCACGGACTGCGTACCGGCGACCAAGCGAGGGTCATCAGCAGAGAGACCGGCGAGGAAATCGTTGTCCCGGTCGTGGTCAGCGACCGGGTCAAAGGCGACACCACCTACATGAGCTTTCACAAGTCGCGCGCTCAACTCGAGTCCGGCGTCTACGTCAACGATGTCACCGAATCGAGTGGTCGGTGTCGGTATTCGAGCCAGACCACCGTCAAGGCCACCGAGGTCGTTCTGGAGCGCGTAGCTCCGCTGCGGCTTGACCCGTCGACGTTGGATCCGACCGAGGAACTGCCGCTGTGGACCGGGCAGCAGACCCCGCTGCATGTCACGGATGTGCTGCGCGAGACCCACGACGTGGTGACGTTCCGCTTCCAGGGCGACCCGATGTGTCGGTTCGTGTACCAACCGGGGCAGTTCCTGTCGTTGGTGCTCGACATCGACGGCAAGAAAGTCGTGCGCTCGTATTCCATCTCGTCGACGCCGACGCGGCCCTACGTCCTGGAGATCACCGTGAAGCGGGTCCCGGGCGGGTTGGTCAGCAACTGGCTGATCGACAACCTCAAACCCGGCGACCGCATCGAGGCCTCGGGGCCGCGCGGCAACTTCTGTCTGCGCCCCGGCCAGATTCCCCGCAAGCTCCTGTTCCTCGGCGCGGGAAGCGGTGTGACGCCGCTGATGTCGATGGCGCGGTGGCTGTGCGATGTGTCCGCCGATGTCGACGTGGTGTTCCTCAACTCGGTGCTGACCTCGCGCGACATCATCTTCGTCTCCGAGATGGAACTCTTGAGCTCCCGTTACCGGATGTTCTCGCCGGTGGTCATGACCACCACCCGCGAGTACTCGGGCACCACCATGACTGGGCGAATCAGCAGGGCGATGATCGATGCGATGGCCCCGGATCTCCATGAGCGCCAGGTGTACATGTGTGGCCCTCCGGGCTTCATGGATGCCGCGCGCGCCATCCTCACCGACATGGAGTTCGACCTCAGGAACCTGCACGCCGAGAGCTTCGGCGGTGTACGCACCTCGGTCGCCGACAAACCGGCTCCCATCGGTTCTCACGCCCAGGACGTCGAGGATGGCCTCGCGGTCGGCGCACTCGGCGTTTCCTTCGTGCGCTCGGGCAAGGCCCAGCGCACCGACGGGCGTGCCACCCTGCTCGACATCGCCGAAGCCTGCGACGTCAACCTCGACTACGCCTGCCGCGTCGGCAGTTGCGGGGCCTGTCGCACGCGCCTCCTCGACGGGGAGGTGACCTGCGAGGACGACGGCGCCCTCACCCCCGAGGAGCGCAGCCAGGGATACGTGCTCACCTGTGTGGCCCGGCCACGCACCGACTGCACCCTCGACGCGTGA